One stretch of Echeneis naucrates chromosome 11, fEcheNa1.1, whole genome shotgun sequence DNA includes these proteins:
- the ncdn gene encoding neurochondrin — protein MADSADVSPVVSSQPPGKNEQGGGEGGGGVLTEAQREVLERCLHALRHAKNDSHTLAALLLITRLCPASQLDKPTLRRIFEAVGLNLPARLLVTAVRGNEDPGLPPYELLSLGTALLAALSTDPDMASHPQLLTTIPLLLGILANGPVSNQEKQPAQEQTQAEEVGQSPDSRLASAETSSPETNPAHEEGKTSGQKGTDGSTSNGVSPTKETSPPDCLDEAMAADCYQVLTAVCALPRGPDQLLSRGAVPALCKAVEQNQTFSRVRGLPLLGSLLSGKTKDKAWSKHSAELLGLLVRLSKDFCQSTDQARLDMCSQLVQFLPPVGAAVEREELKESVSRMWGVLRPMMQAKLTPKQIGPILVLSACLLDLYGWETVGPPKFCCLLVNRACVEVRMGLEEPPGNDLSPEQQHTLTGCYRIMEAAIEQACNPGLLPSAAPSQSSISSLTLQQSRQVLGVLEEAFSAIIYHLQQVDLSRYGDPFIFATFRSLCSWLAEETSCLKEEVTGLLPFLIGYSQSHLQGENSEQCLSGWMTEMSISEEKGAWTGKEPLRYLLPALCHLSAEEGPRKVLLTLDTPALLVQFLSQSWTSLKGKSGVVSARDPSMETACSALLNFTVTEPERVRKDQCFRSLEALLSEALPVLVHKPRLLVLAANYCTLGLMIGRLKSAPSGPAEAGQRRFFSSALRFLRGALDSGSSPGSAKVSVGWEESWDEAAELWRLGLQALGGCIRAQPWIATLVREEGWLKHTLTMLGQCSALPDQHSQEALEDALCTMAEQCPVCKQEIGDMMRSDKGALSCMKNLKKSVGAK, from the exons ATGGCCGATAGTGCCGACGTTTCCCCCGTCGTGAGCAGCCAGCCTCCGGGAAAAAATGAGCAGGGAGGCGgggaaggaggtggaggtgttTTGACTGAAGCCCAGAGAGAGGTGTTGGAGAGATGTCTCCATGCTCTCAGACACGCTAAAAATGACAGCCACACTCTGGCTGCTCTTCTGCTG ATCACTCGTTTATGCCCAGCAAGCCAACTAGACAAGCCCACCTTGCGACGCATCTTTGAGGCCGTGGGACTCAACCTTCCAGCTCGGCTTCTGGTGACAGCAGTCAGAGGAAATGAGGACCCTGGATTACCCCCATATGAACTGCTTTCGTTGGGCACAGCCTTGTTGGCCGCCCTGAGCACAGACCCAGACATGGCCTCCCATCCTCAGCTACTCACCACCATCCCTCTCCTGCTGGGCATTTTAGCAAATGGCCCCGTCTCAAATCAGGAGAAGCAGCCTGCCCAGGAACAGACCCAAGCTGAGGAGGTGGGCCAGAGTCCAGATAGTAGATTAGCCTCAGCAGAGACTTCAAGCCCAGAAACTAATCCTGCCCACGAGGAAGGAAAAACCAGTGGGCAAAAGGGTACTGATGGCAGTACTTCCAACGGAGTATCACCAACTAAAGAGACGTCACCACCAGACTGTCTCGATGAGGCCATGGCTGCCGACTGCTACCAGGttctgacagctgtgtgtgccTTGCCGAGGGGTCCTGACCAGCTGCTGAGCAGAGGTGCTGTTCCTGCTTTGTGTAAAGCAGTGGAACAAAACCAGACTTTCAGCAGAGTGAGGGGGCTTCCCTTGCTTGGTAGCCTCCTGTCAGGTAAAACCAAGGACAAAGCATGGAGTAAACACTCTGCAGAACTCCTTGGTCTTCTGGTCAGGCTCTCTAAAGACTTCTGCCAGTCCACAGACCAGGCCAGACTGGACATGTGTTCCCAGTTGGTGCAGTTTCTCCCCCCAGTTGGAGCAGCAGTAGAGAGAGAAGAACTGAAGGAATCTGTGAGCCGGATGTGGGGTGTATTAAGACCCATGATGCAGGCTAAGTTGACACCAAAGCAGATCGGGCCAATCTTGGTCCTCAGTGCATGTTTGCTGGATCTATATGGGTGGGAGACGGTAGGACCACCAAAGTTCTGCTGCTTACTGGTGAACCGAGCTTGTGTGGAGGTCAGAATGGGCCTGGAGGAACCGCCTGGTAATGATCTGAGCCCAGAACAGCAGCATACTCTCACAG GTTGTTACCGAATCATGGAGGCGGCCATAGAGCAAGCCTGCAATCCAGGACTGTTGCCGTCCGCTGCACCTTCTCAAAGCTCCATCTCCTCACTCACTCTGCAACAGAGCAGGCAGGTCCTCGGGGTGCTGGAGGAGGCCTTCTCTGCCATAATATACCACTTGCAACAG GTTGACCTAAGTCGATATGGTGACCCTTTCATTTTTGCCACATTCCGATCCTTGTGCTCATGGCTGGCCGAGGAGACTTCCTGTctgaaagaggaagtgactggACTGCTGCCTTTCCTGATTGGCTACTCACAGAGCCACCTGCAGGGTGAGAACTCAGAGCAGTGCCTGTCTGGCTGGATGACTGAAATGTCCATCTCTGAAGAGAAAGGGGCCTGGACAGGCAAAGAACCTTTGAG GTATCTGCTCCCAGCTCTGTGCCACCTGTCAGCAGAGGAAGGTCCCAGGAAGGTGCTGCTCACACTCGACACACCAGCCCTGCTGGTGCAGTTTCTGTCCCAGAGCTGGACTTCCCTCAAGGGGAAAAGTGGGGTGGTGTCAGCCAGGGACCCCAGCATGGAGACAGCCTGCTCAGCCCTCCTCAACTTCACTGTCACAGAACCAGAGAGAGTCAG GAAGGACCAGTGTTTCAGATCTCTTGAGGCTCTTCTGAGTGAAGCGCTCCCTGTCTTAGTGCATAAACCCCGTCTCCTGGTCCTTGCAGCAAATTACTGCACTTTGGGACTGATGATTGGTAGACttaaatcagctccatcag GACCAGCAGAGGCCGGCCAGAGGCGATTCTTCTCCTCAGCTCTCCGGTTCCTCCGCGGCGCCCTGGACTCTGGATCCAGTCCCGGGTCAGCTAAGGTGAGCGTCGGCTGGGAGGAGAGCTGGGATGAGGCTGCAGAGCTCTGGAGGTTGGGCTTACAGGCCCTGGGAGGCTGCATCCGTGCTCAGCCCTGGATCGCCACCCTGGTCAGAGAGGAAGGTTGGCTGAAACACACGCTCACCATGCTGGGTCAGTGTAGCGCACTACCTGACCAGCACTCACAGGAAGCGCTAGAGGACGCTCTGTGCACAATGGCAGAGCAGTGCCCGGTCTGTAAACAGGAGATCGGTGACATGATGAGAAGTGATAAAGGAGCTCTGAGCTGTATGAAGAACCTGAAGAAGTCAGTGGGAGcgaagtaa